A single genomic interval of Zobellia nedashkovskayae harbors:
- a CDS encoding DEAD/DEAH box helicase codes for MANTIRNQQDILDKLKIFALNPMQEEALEVIPKTTNTVLLSPTGTGKTLAFLLPLIDSLDAECMEVQALILVPSRELAIQIEQVVRDMGSGFKVNAVYGGRPMSKDKIELKHTPAILIGTPGRIADHFSSDRFSRTNIKTLVLDEFDKSLETGFEGEMIDIIQQLPHINKRILTSATQGVEIPGFVRLDKPTIINYLDTQKESKLTIKTVIATDKEKLKTLMELLRHIGNQPGIIFCNYKDSIEKVSSYLDRNGINYACFSGGMEQKDRERSLIKFRNGTCQVLIATDLAARGIDIPEMKYIIHYELPRAVEEFTHRNGRTARVNSKGTAYVLQWSKEYVPDFIKDAEKVNISKKAPAKTQYWETLFISGGRKDKISKGDIAGLFFKQGKINKDQLGVIELKQDCAFVAVPLSIANELVDKLNNSRLKNKKVRVTVLE; via the coding sequence ATGGCTAATACGATACGTAATCAGCAAGACATTTTAGATAAATTAAAGATTTTTGCATTGAACCCAATGCAAGAAGAAGCATTGGAGGTTATTCCAAAAACAACCAATACAGTTCTCCTTTCTCCAACGGGTACGGGTAAAACCTTAGCTTTTCTTTTGCCACTCATAGATAGTCTAGATGCGGAATGTATGGAAGTGCAGGCATTAATTTTAGTGCCTTCCCGGGAACTGGCCATACAGATAGAACAAGTAGTTCGTGATATGGGTTCTGGTTTTAAAGTGAATGCAGTTTATGGTGGTAGACCCATGTCTAAGGATAAAATTGAATTAAAGCACACACCTGCTATTTTAATAGGTACACCAGGTAGAATTGCGGATCATTTTAGTAGTGACCGTTTTTCAAGAACGAATATAAAGACGTTGGTTTTAGATGAGTTTGATAAGTCGTTGGAAACTGGTTTTGAGGGTGAAATGATTGATATCATTCAGCAATTGCCTCATATTAATAAACGTATTCTTACCTCGGCTACACAAGGTGTTGAGATCCCTGGTTTTGTTCGATTGGATAAGCCTACGATTATTAATTACCTAGATACTCAAAAAGAGTCTAAACTGACGATTAAAACGGTAATTGCCACTGATAAGGAAAAGTTGAAAACCCTTATGGAATTGCTTCGCCATATAGGTAATCAGCCGGGTATTATCTTTTGCAATTACAAAGATAGTATTGAAAAGGTAAGTTCTTATTTGGATAGAAACGGAATCAATTATGCTTGTTTTTCCGGTGGAATGGAGCAAAAAGATAGAGAACGTTCTTTAATTAAATTTAGAAACGGCACTTGTCAAGTATTGATTGCAACGGATTTAGCTGCTAGGGGCATAGATATTCCAGAGATGAAATATATCATTCATTATGAACTTCCCAGAGCTGTTGAAGAGTTTACCCACCGTAATGGTAGAACGGCACGTGTAAATTCAAAAGGAACCGCTTATGTGTTACAGTGGTCAAAAGAATATGTTCCTGATTTTATTAAGGATGCGGAAAAGGTGAATATTTCTAAGAAAGCACCTGCCAAAACCCAATACTGGGAAACGCTATTTATTTCAGGAGGTAGAAAAGATAAAATCTCAAAAGGGGATATTGCTGGTTTGTTCTTTAAGCAAGGAAAAATTAATAAAGACCAATTGGGTGTTATTGAATTAAAGCAAGATTGTGCATTTGTAGCCGTTCCTTTGTCTATTGCAAATGAGCTAGTAGATAAGCTGAACAACTCTCGTTTGAAGAATAAGAAGGTTCGCGTAACGGTTTTAGAATAA
- a CDS encoding cold-shock protein — MSKGTVKFFNDTKGFGFITEEGVEKDHFVHVSGLVDEIREGDEVEFDLQEGNKGLNAVNVKVI, encoded by the coding sequence ATGAGTAAAGGAACAGTAAAGTTTTTCAATGATACTAAAGGTTTTGGTTTTATCACTGAAGAAGGCGTAGAAAAAGATCATTTTGTACACGTATCAGGTTTAGTTGACGAAATTCGCGAAGGTGATGAAGTTGAATTCGACTTACAAGAAGGTAACAAAGGATTGAACGCAGTGAACGTAAAAGTTATCTAA
- a CDS encoding DUF6515 family protein, whose translation MKASIKTYVISSLFLVAFAMTGTAQTSRRTTTKTTTTKTAVKKTPNRVSSRRVVYKTPKKKVVSVRSVPNKKVVKYQGQNYYYANNRYYTSSRGRYIPIAPKIGFRIQTLPQGYARVRYNNHIYFTIGGTFYNEIGNEYEVVEPEVGTIVYELPNDYEKVVIDGQTYYEYANILYEKVQVDGTRAYEVVGIIDME comes from the coding sequence ATGAAAGCATCTATTAAAACATATGTAATCTCATCATTATTTTTAGTCGCATTTGCAATGACAGGTACAGCTCAGACCAGCAGACGTACCACAACTAAAACAACGACAACCAAAACTGCTGTCAAAAAAACACCTAATAGGGTATCTAGTAGAAGAGTGGTATACAAAACCCCAAAAAAGAAAGTGGTTTCCGTACGGTCCGTACCTAATAAAAAAGTAGTTAAGTATCAAGGTCAGAACTATTATTATGCAAATAACAGATATTACACATCTTCTAGAGGTCGGTATATTCCTATAGCTCCAAAAATTGGGTTTAGAATACAAACTTTACCTCAAGGTTACGCCAGAGTTCGTTATAACAACCATATTTATTTTACCATTGGTGGTACCTTTTATAATGAAATAGGTAATGAATATGAAGTGGTTGAGCCAGAAGTAGGTACTATTGTTTATGAACTTCCCAACGATTACGAAAAGGTAGTCATAGACGGTCAGACCTATTACGAGTATGCCAATATTCTTTATGAAAAAGTACAGGTAGATGGCACAAGAGCTTATGAGGTAGTGGGTATTATAGATATGGAATAA
- a CDS encoding SDR family oxidoreductase, whose amino-acid sequence MKSEELDDSQEITLEEVKKTIAVLERLVGDTNQIFEIPKEQRTALIKVSGQLSRPSREEFSRRKKDAKKAAKRKQAAKDKSARNETGIRYAREASVFVAPKLLAAADLAQKETGELESPRDCYVCKTKFTKLHHFYDTMCTECGDLNYAKRFQTADVKGQVAIITGSRLKIGYHISLMLLRGGATVIATTRFPVDSALRFSKEEDFTEWGHRLKIHGLDLRHIPSVEIFCNYIEQNYEKLDILINNAAQTVRRPAGFYAHLMQNEERPFESLPEYARGVLADHMACLDELTTLTTAASSNKNMPVSWHGPEPGIGLRSSAKLSQIPYSFDASLVTQEVFPESELDADLQQVDLRKTNSWRLKLGAIETTEMVEVQLVNSVAPFVLCNRLSELMKKENTGQKHIINVTAMEGKFHRFFKESRHPHTNMAKAALNMLTHTASGDLAKYGVFMNAVDTGWVTDEDPAELAKKKQEVHDFQPPLDIVDGAARVVDPLFDGINTGKHWCGKFLKDYFPISW is encoded by the coding sequence ATGAAGAGTGAAGAATTGGATGATTCTCAAGAAATAACTTTAGAGGAAGTAAAAAAAACAATTGCTGTTCTAGAGCGATTGGTTGGTGATACCAATCAGATATTTGAAATCCCCAAAGAGCAAAGAACTGCATTAATAAAGGTATCCGGTCAATTATCAAGACCTAGTAGGGAAGAATTCTCTCGAAGAAAAAAGGATGCTAAAAAAGCAGCAAAACGTAAGCAGGCAGCAAAAGACAAAAGTGCCCGTAACGAAACCGGTATTCGTTATGCCCGTGAAGCTTCCGTATTTGTAGCGCCTAAATTATTGGCAGCGGCAGATTTGGCCCAAAAGGAAACCGGGGAATTAGAATCGCCTCGCGATTGTTACGTCTGTAAAACCAAGTTCACCAAACTACACCATTTTTACGATACCATGTGTACGGAATGTGGTGACCTCAATTATGCCAAACGCTTCCAAACAGCCGATGTAAAAGGGCAGGTAGCCATTATTACCGGCTCTCGTTTAAAAATAGGGTATCACATTTCGCTTATGTTATTACGCGGTGGTGCAACTGTTATTGCTACCACTCGTTTTCCCGTAGATTCTGCTTTGCGTTTTTCTAAAGAGGAAGATTTCACGGAATGGGGACACCGACTTAAAATACATGGACTGGATTTAAGACACATTCCTAGTGTGGAAATTTTCTGTAACTATATTGAGCAGAATTATGAGAAGCTAGATATCCTTATCAATAACGCTGCACAAACGGTACGCCGTCCTGCAGGGTTTTATGCGCATTTAATGCAGAATGAAGAAAGACCTTTTGAGTCTTTACCAGAATATGCAAGAGGCGTATTGGCGGACCACATGGCGTGTTTGGATGAGTTGACTACTTTAACAACAGCTGCTTCATCCAATAAAAACATGCCGGTTTCTTGGCACGGTCCGGAACCTGGTATAGGATTGCGGTCTTCTGCTAAATTATCTCAGATTCCGTATAGCTTTGATGCCAGTCTGGTTACTCAAGAAGTATTCCCGGAAAGCGAATTGGATGCCGATTTACAACAAGTAGATTTACGTAAAACCAATAGTTGGAGGTTAAAACTAGGTGCTATTGAAACCACAGAAATGGTAGAAGTACAACTGGTAAATTCCGTTGCGCCTTTTGTGTTGTGCAACCGACTATCAGAACTCATGAAAAAGGAAAATACGGGCCAAAAACATATCATTAATGTAACGGCAATGGAAGGTAAATTCCATCGGTTTTTTAAAGAATCCCGTCATCCGCATACCAATATGGCAAAAGCGGCCTTGAATATGCTAACGCATACTGCTTCTGGCGACCTTGCTAAATATGGTGTTTTTATGAATGCGGTAGATACGGGCTGGGTAACGGATGAAGACCCTGCGGAATTGGCCAAAAAGAAACAAGAAGTGCACGATTTTCAGCCGCCATTAGATATTGTTGATGGTGCCGCTAGAGTAGTAGACCCCTTGTTTGACGGTATCAATACCGGAAAACACTGGTGTGGGAAATTCCTAAAAGATTACTTCCCTATTTCTTGGTAA
- a CDS encoding DEAD/DEAH box helicase: MPFKKLHPHLLDCLERLEIDTPTPFQKSSIPVIKSGANVFCFAEKGSGKTTALILTTLQKLKCEEVGDAPRAVVMVENKEKALELEEAFLEYTKYTSLRVYASYEQLHIDVQKSEIYMGIDILITTPKTLHNLFLTNGVSISELKIISVDDAEFLMNKKETTFLIAIGASIKKCQYVIYSTKTHPQLKRLEEHFMEHSRTIKA; encoded by the coding sequence ATGCCATTTAAAAAATTACACCCCCACTTACTTGATTGTTTAGAGCGTCTTGAGATAGATACGCCTACGCCATTTCAGAAAAGTAGTATTCCCGTTATAAAAAGTGGCGCCAATGTTTTTTGTTTTGCTGAAAAAGGAAGTGGTAAAACAACGGCCTTAATTCTGACCACCTTGCAGAAACTTAAATGTGAGGAAGTTGGAGATGCACCTAGAGCAGTGGTAATGGTGGAAAACAAGGAAAAAGCCTTAGAACTAGAAGAAGCCTTTCTGGAATATACTAAATATACTTCTTTACGGGTTTACGCCAGTTACGAACAACTGCATATAGATGTTCAGAAATCTGAAATATACATGGGTATAGATATTCTGATAACTACCCCTAAAACGCTTCACAACCTGTTTTTAACCAATGGTGTAAGTATCTCAGAACTAAAAATAATCAGTGTAGATGATGCGGAATTTCTAATGAACAAAAAAGAAACTACATTTTTGATTGCTATAGGTGCCAGCATTAAAAAATGCCAGTATGTTATTTATTCTACAAAAACACATCCGCAATTGAAACGCCTAGAAGAGCATTTCATGGAGCATTCTAGAACCATTAAAGCTTAA
- a CDS encoding polysaccharide deacetylase family protein, with protein sequence MKKIVLCVLIIIVNAAFLYSQETNKNFKWPENKKAAVCLTFDDGQDSHLDNAIPLLDRFNMKATFYCPGNKEAVHNRISEWKKIVENGHELGNHSLFHPCDGKLFDWVRPEYDLNNYSLEQIRMELYTANTLFKAIDGKTDRTYGYPCSNFKVQGDTTYVEVVKELFSAARSDGPIPNSMENIDTNFMPSWCVESHTGKELIAYVIEAKEKGTIATFMFHSVGGGYLNVSNEALQELLVYLKENEQDYWVDTFFNVTKYISSQDIVTTE encoded by the coding sequence ATGAAAAAAATAGTCCTTTGTGTATTGATTATCATAGTGAATGCTGCTTTTTTATATTCTCAGGAAACAAATAAGAACTTCAAATGGCCCGAAAATAAAAAAGCAGCGGTCTGTTTGACATTTGATGATGGTCAAGATTCTCATCTGGATAATGCCATACCCTTGCTTGATAGGTTTAATATGAAAGCAACTTTTTACTGCCCCGGAAACAAAGAGGCTGTACATAACAGGATTTCTGAATGGAAAAAAATTGTTGAAAACGGACATGAACTTGGCAATCATTCGTTATTTCACCCTTGTGATGGTAAATTATTTGATTGGGTCAGACCGGAATATGACTTAAATAATTATAGTTTAGAACAAATTCGAATGGAACTATATACTGCCAATACTTTATTCAAAGCTATTGATGGAAAAACGGATAGAACTTATGGTTATCCCTGCTCAAACTTTAAAGTACAGGGAGATACAACCTACGTAGAAGTGGTTAAAGAATTGTTTTCTGCCGCAAGAAGTGATGGACCTATTCCGAACAGCATGGAAAATATTGATACTAATTTTATGCCTAGTTGGTGTGTGGAGAGTCATACCGGAAAAGAGTTAATTGCCTATGTAATAGAAGCAAAGGAAAAAGGTACAATTGCTACATTTATGTTTCATAGTGTTGGAGGTGGCTACCTAAACGTATCCAATGAAGCATTGCAGGAATTATTGGTTTATCTTAAAGAAAATGAACAAGATTATTGGGTAGACACCTTTTTTAATGTTACCAAATACATTTCAAGCCAAGACATTGTTACCACTGAATAA
- a CDS encoding oxidoreductase codes for MSTEKKVWFITGVSSGLGKQLAKEVLSQGQIVVGTFRKQAQVEAFNKENPGSSFGVLIDVASSQMIIDGIKTIYDKFGKIDVVVNNAGYGIMGSIEEISDEEVRRQFEVNVFGVLTTIREILPHMRKQRFGHIINITSIAGRIGSQGLGIYNGSKFALEGIGEALAAELKPLNIKVTNVEPGPFRTEWAGSSAAYDNTKIEDYESTVGERIRGLQGLSGNQPGNPEKAADAIYKLAQLEEAPVHLPLGKIAYEVFGKVNNGLIEELAKFESLGKDCDFE; via the coding sequence ATGAGTACAGAAAAAAAAGTATGGTTTATCACTGGTGTATCATCAGGATTAGGTAAGCAGTTAGCTAAAGAGGTATTATCGCAAGGTCAAATTGTGGTAGGTACTTTTAGAAAACAAGCCCAAGTAGAGGCGTTTAACAAGGAAAACCCTGGGAGTTCTTTTGGAGTACTTATAGATGTTGCTTCTTCGCAAATGATCATTGATGGTATTAAAACCATTTATGATAAGTTTGGAAAGATAGATGTAGTTGTTAATAATGCCGGTTATGGTATTATGGGAAGTATAGAAGAGATTTCTGATGAAGAAGTTAGGAGACAATTTGAAGTAAACGTTTTTGGCGTTTTAACTACAATAAGAGAGATATTGCCACACATGCGTAAGCAACGTTTTGGTCATATCATAAACATAACTTCTATTGCAGGACGTATAGGTTCTCAAGGTTTAGGAATCTACAACGGTTCTAAATTTGCATTAGAAGGTATTGGTGAAGCTTTGGCAGCAGAATTAAAGCCGCTAAACATTAAAGTAACCAATGTAGAGCCTGGACCGTTCAGAACAGAGTGGGCAGGAAGTTCAGCAGCTTACGATAATACAAAAATTGAAGATTACGAAAGTACAGTAGGTGAGCGTATTAGAGGTTTGCAAGGTTTAAGTGGAAACCAACCTGGTAACCCAGAAAAAGCAGCAGATGCTATTTACAAACTAGCACAGCTAGAAGAAGCTCCTGTACATTTACCTTTAGGTAAAATTGCTTACGAAGTTTTCGGAAAAGTAAACAACGGCTTAATAGAAGAGTTAGCTAAGTTTGAAAGCTTAGGTAAAGATTGTGATTTCGAATAG
- a CDS encoding substrate-binding domain-containing protein — translation MNKKITLQDVADYASVSTGTVDRVIHERGKVSPEKRKLVEEAITHLGFNPNSLASTLAMGKTFTISTLLPESTTTEKYWSLPKEGAKKMGEEYKDFGFSIDVHEYSLFDESSFVKHANSILEKKPSGVILAPLFEKESVSFLDGLDELNIPYVFIDANIPSRKALSYIGPDSKSSGRVAGMLLHSILHPEGDILIVNMVKGFDNSSLVGVIEQGFLDFLYSKEGKGKRKISSLTINSTDEVDVFRELTKYYIKNPNIKGVFVTNSRSHLIATFHRNHELDIQVIGFDLIEENINQLKNDGIKYLISQNPFFQGKWAVQAFFDFFVYRKTPKKIHHVPIDIIIKENLEFYLNAR, via the coding sequence ATGAATAAAAAAATTACACTTCAAGATGTTGCAGATTACGCCAGCGTATCAACAGGTACAGTGGATAGGGTTATTCATGAAAGAGGAAAAGTTTCTCCTGAAAAAAGAAAGTTAGTTGAAGAGGCTATTACACATTTAGGCTTTAACCCCAATTCTTTAGCTAGTACCCTAGCCATGGGGAAAACCTTCACGATTAGCACCCTTCTTCCTGAATCTACAACTACGGAAAAATATTGGTCCCTTCCTAAAGAGGGAGCCAAAAAAATGGGGGAGGAGTATAAGGATTTCGGTTTTTCAATAGATGTTCATGAGTATAGTCTGTTTGATGAATCTAGCTTTGTAAAACACGCGAACTCTATTTTAGAAAAGAAACCTTCCGGAGTAATATTGGCACCACTGTTTGAAAAAGAAAGTGTCTCATTTCTTGATGGGCTAGATGAATTGAATATTCCTTATGTTTTTATAGATGCTAACATTCCAAGTCGGAAAGCGTTGAGTTATATAGGTCCGGACTCAAAGTCTAGTGGACGTGTTGCGGGTATGTTGTTACATTCTATTTTACATCCAGAAGGGGATATTCTTATTGTAAATATGGTAAAAGGATTTGACAACAGTTCTCTAGTTGGGGTAATTGAACAAGGGTTTTTGGACTTTTTATATTCCAAGGAAGGCAAAGGCAAAAGAAAAATATCCTCTTTAACTATTAATTCAACAGATGAAGTCGATGTATTTAGGGAGCTTACAAAATATTATATCAAAAATCCAAATATTAAAGGTGTTTTTGTCACCAATTCGCGAAGTCATTTAATAGCTACTTTTCATAGGAACCATGAATTGGATATACAGGTAATTGGATTTGACCTTATAGAGGAAAATATTAATCAGCTTAAAAACGATGGTATCAAATATCTGATTTCTCAAAATCCATTCTTTCAGGGAAAATGGGCTGTTCAGGCATTTTTTGACTTTTTCGTTTATCGCAAGACCCCAAAAAAAATTCATCATGTACCAATTGATATTATCATAAAAGAGAATCTAGAATTCTATTTGAACGCACGTTAA
- a CDS encoding Gfo/Idh/MocA family protein, whose product MSKNSNARRSFIEKLSKGVALSSIALSGPSGFAINLVGMVKDKQKALKIGIIGAENSHTKGFGQIFNIDKKFPGVEVKYVWGETEEFAIDAMQHGGIPNMVKDPKEMMGKIDALIVDHRDGKYHLEAATPFVKAGIPTFIDKPFSTDLQEAKAFLAMARKVGTPVTSYSSIAHSYETDSIKSKVDKIDDINQIVRIGPYGITSEYGGAFFYGAHMIQPLTDLFGEDVKKVRVTNNDEGKNGAHIVFENGMLASLVFSTKKYEWRTFVETDQGLTEMTPDVLTKDISKADSDMVEMFKTGKEPRSHQSILNGVAILAAIQKSVDSDQWVEVEKITV is encoded by the coding sequence ATGAGTAAGAATTCAAATGCGAGAAGATCTTTTATTGAAAAATTGAGCAAAGGGGTAGCATTATCTTCAATAGCACTTTCAGGCCCTTCTGGTTTTGCTATAAATTTAGTTGGAATGGTAAAAGATAAGCAGAAAGCACTAAAAATTGGAATCATTGGAGCGGAGAATTCGCATACCAAAGGTTTTGGTCAAATCTTTAATATAGATAAAAAATTCCCTGGTGTAGAAGTAAAATATGTTTGGGGTGAAACAGAGGAATTTGCTATCGACGCTATGCAACATGGCGGGATTCCCAATATGGTAAAAGACCCAAAAGAAATGATGGGCAAAATAGATGCTCTTATTGTGGACCATAGAGATGGCAAATATCATTTGGAAGCAGCCACGCCATTTGTAAAAGCAGGTATTCCAACGTTTATAGACAAGCCATTTTCTACTGATCTTCAAGAGGCCAAGGCGTTTTTGGCCATGGCAAGGAAAGTAGGAACTCCTGTTACTTCGTATAGTTCCATCGCGCATAGTTATGAGACGGACAGTATTAAAAGTAAGGTAGACAAAATTGATGATATTAACCAAATCGTTCGCATTGGCCCCTACGGTATTACCTCGGAATATGGCGGGGCATTTTTTTATGGAGCACATATGATACAACCATTAACAGACCTATTCGGAGAAGATGTAAAAAAGGTACGTGTAACTAATAATGACGAAGGTAAAAACGGAGCGCATATAGTTTTTGAAAATGGGATGTTGGCTTCATTGGTTTTTTCTACAAAAAAATACGAATGGCGAACCTTTGTTGAAACTGATCAAGGTCTTACCGAAATGACACCTGATGTTCTGACCAAAGATATCTCGAAAGCGGATAGTGATATGGTGGAGATGTTTAAAACAGGTAAAGAACCTAGGTCACATCAAAGTATTTTGAACGGTGTTGCTATTCTTGCGGCTATACAGAAATCTGTGGATAGCGACCAATGGGTAGAGGTTGAAAAAATAACTGTATAA
- a CDS encoding 3-keto-disaccharide hydrolase, which translates to MKKLFIVIIMLGGLGMIGCKQEKKQDTSNLAETVIQESGDKESEWHLLFDGKTFNGWRGLGMDIIPDKHWTIEDGTIRKLNSGLVPSFPDGQPMEGGDLMTIATFDNYELYFEWKILKAGNSGLKYNVSEEMSKKYDSPNAAIGFEYQLLDDDDESYKVIKASQFSGSLYDMIEAKNVELQPVGKFNTSKIIVNGDHVEHWLNGNKVVEFDYGSARLDSLYKISKYKDYPNFIKKRKGHIVLQNHDDDAWFRNIKIREFKSNQE; encoded by the coding sequence ATGAAAAAGTTATTCATAGTAATCATAATGTTAGGAGGTCTAGGCATGATAGGTTGCAAACAGGAAAAAAAACAGGATACTTCCAATCTAGCGGAAACGGTTATCCAAGAAAGCGGGGACAAAGAATCGGAATGGCACCTATTGTTTGATGGAAAAACGTTTAATGGATGGCGTGGATTGGGCATGGATATAATACCCGATAAACATTGGACTATTGAGGATGGCACCATAAGAAAATTGAATAGTGGTCTGGTCCCTTCTTTTCCCGATGGCCAACCTATGGAAGGAGGAGATTTGATGACCATAGCAACCTTTGATAATTATGAACTTTATTTTGAATGGAAAATATTGAAGGCAGGTAATAGCGGACTAAAATATAATGTGTCCGAGGAAATGTCAAAAAAGTATGATTCCCCTAATGCCGCAATTGGTTTTGAATATCAATTGTTGGATGACGATGACGAATCTTATAAAGTTATAAAGGCCTCTCAGTTCAGCGGTTCCCTTTATGATATGATTGAGGCCAAGAATGTTGAATTGCAACCTGTAGGGAAATTTAATACCAGTAAAATTATAGTTAACGGCGACCATGTGGAGCATTGGCTAAATGGAAATAAGGTAGTGGAATTCGATTACGGGTCCGCTCGATTGGATTCATTGTATAAAATCAGCAAGTACAAGGACTATCCCAATTTCATTAAAAAAAGGAAAGGACACATTGTCTTGCAAAACCATGATGATGATGCGTGGTTCCGAAATATAAAGATCAGAGAGTTCAAGAGCAATCAGGAATAA
- a CDS encoding N-acetylglucosamine-6-phosphate deacetylase produces MKITSVILFVILVFTNTAKTEKKEPMAVSGISYLDNTPLTIEIEGDRIATIIKSSDAKNDMRTFIAPGLIDVQINGYMGVDFSGPGLTVEDIRKATKALWKVGVTSYLPTIITSDIDRIKENFAVLAAARKDPEIGPSIPGFHLEGPYISPISGFRGAHLEKYIKNPDWEEFKEIQKAADNGIVLLTMAPELEGAIPFIRKCTESGVVVALGHHNGSANQIKEAIDAGAKMATHLGNGCANEINRHHNPLWPQLSDDRITPSIIADGFHLTKEEVRSFYKVKGPNNTILVSDALDLAGLPPGEYIRGERKLLLTPNVVKLPKENVLAGAASPISKCLGVMMEYTQCSLADAILMGSTNPAKMFSMKDLGALEKGKKADLILFTINNNELVIEKTYVSGKLVYSRI; encoded by the coding sequence ATGAAAATTACTTCAGTCATATTATTTGTCATTTTAGTTTTCACAAATACTGCTAAGACGGAAAAAAAGGAACCTATGGCGGTAAGCGGTATCTCATACCTTGATAATACACCGCTTACCATTGAGATAGAAGGTGATAGAATAGCAACAATCATTAAATCTTCGGATGCGAAAAATGATATGAGAACATTTATAGCGCCAGGATTGATCGATGTTCAGATAAATGGTTATATGGGTGTCGATTTTTCCGGACCCGGATTGACCGTTGAGGATATCCGAAAGGCTACCAAAGCTTTATGGAAAGTTGGTGTCACCAGTTATTTGCCTACTATTATTACAAGTGATATCGATAGAATAAAGGAAAATTTCGCAGTATTGGCGGCAGCAAGAAAAGATCCGGAAATTGGTCCATCCATTCCTGGTTTTCACTTAGAGGGACCCTATATTTCACCAATATCAGGGTTTAGGGGCGCTCACTTGGAAAAATATATTAAAAATCCGGATTGGGAAGAATTCAAAGAAATACAAAAAGCGGCAGATAACGGTATCGTTTTACTCACGATGGCCCCGGAGCTAGAAGGTGCTATTCCGTTTATAAGAAAATGTACCGAAAGCGGTGTTGTAGTGGCTTTAGGTCATCATAATGGGTCTGCGAATCAGATTAAGGAAGCTATTGATGCGGGAGCCAAAATGGCCACCCATTTAGGGAATGGATGTGCTAACGAGATAAACCGCCATCACAATCCCCTGTGGCCCCAATTATCGGATGACCGTATAACACCTAGTATTATTGCGGACGGGTTTCATTTGACAAAAGAAGAGGTAAGGAGTTTTTACAAGGTTAAGGGTCCTAACAATACAATTCTGGTGTCCGACGCTTTGGATTTGGCAGGATTGCCTCCCGGAGAATATATTAGAGGGGAGCGCAAACTATTGTTGACACCGAACGTGGTAAAGCTGCCAAAGGAAAATGTACTTGCAGGGGCGGCATCACCTATAAGTAAGTGTCTGGGCGTTATGATGGAATATACGCAATGTAGTCTTGCAGACGCTATCTTAATGGGAAGTACCAACCCTGCCAAAATGTTTTCGATGAAAGATTTAGGAGCTCTGGAAAAAGGTAAGAAAGCGGACTTGATTCTATTCACCATAAATAACAACGAATTGGTCATCGAAAAAACATACGTGTCTGGAAAATTGGTCTATTCAAGAATCTAA